ATAAATTATATTCAATAGATGCTGACAACTGCTTTAATCAAGCTTagtttatttctaattttaaagttaaaaaagaaaaaacaacatacataaatatcACAGGTGGCATCATGTGCGAAGACAGTGTATGGGTCTTTCACACCTGGTATGACTCTAACCAAAGATCATTtgtcaaggttttttttttttttttttttttttttacataataataataataataataataataataataataataataataataataataatatcatgcagCAGCTGTTCAAGTAAAATAACTCTTCATATAAGAAAGACACGAACGATACAGAAAATCAACACTGTGCAACCTACTTCAGTGCATGTAAAAAAATACAACAGTCTAAAAATGTTAGTGCAAACAAATAGAAATAGACACAAAAAATATCTACATATTGCTTGAAATATATTGACTtgcttgaaatgaaatgaaatccaAGTGGACTGACACACATCGAACACTTGAATAGTTTTTGAGTCCGGTTAGTCACCTTGTTGAAACATGCTGTGCTCCTGATGATCACAGGCCAACACTAGATGGAAAAGACGACTTCAGCAGCACAAAAACAGACCGGGTTTAAAATTTGTGGCATGAGATTGTCGATTTAACCCTTTGtccaatacaataaaaaaaattttaaactttGGTACAACATTAACACAAACAACTAACAATCAAATTGAAGATGTCATTAATAAGGGACCAGAACATAGTATAGTGGTCCATCTTCAATACAACCATGTTGGACATTTGCATCATGTCCTGAATGAGTGTCATGGTATAATGATCTCAGTTACTACAATATAAAAGAAACACAATGCATGGACATGCGTTTCAAGAAAAACAGACAGCATCAATAATGAAgaattagtcttttttttttttctttttaaatttgccAGCATACCCTGTAGCCTCATAAAACAAGGCTAGGTAAAGACAACTGAAAACAGGATGAGTTTGAGTCCATTGGTGTTTGCAAAACACCGACTGAAGCATCAAATGACAAAAATTCAAACATCAACTAACAATAAGGCATAAAAGTAAAATCAACCAAAAACATCTTCAGATTCAGAAAGGTTTTGAGCAGACAAATCACTGGCAAAGAAAAGATTGTCCATCCTTTAGGCTACGGCAGCCACGCGGTCACAGTTATGAGTGCACTCTGCTTCAGGCTTGGCAGATGAGTCGTGGGTTTTGTCCCAGCAGGACAGGGCAGAGATTAGAAGTTGCACTCCACCCAGCAGCACACAACTCCCACTGAAGTAGAAAGCCAGGTCATAGGACTGCAGCCAATCATAGAACCAGCCTGCAAGCAACAAGAGGAACTCGTCAGCGTAATCATTTGGCAGCAAGCAGGATACACCGCCAAGATAGTGGTATTGGGTTAAACAGCAACGACTATGCTTACCTACGACTGGAGGTCCCAGCATGATCCCAAATCCACCAAAGAACATCAAGATCCCGTAGGCCTCTGTGAGCCGCTCTATGCCAACCACCTTGGTGGTCATGTAGGGTGTGATAGACCAGTTCCCTGAGAAGAAACCCAGCACTGCTGAGATCACCTGGAGCCCTACGTAACTCGTAGTGAAAGGGATCAGCAGCAGTGCCATGCCACTGCCTACGAGTGTGACTCCGTAGAGAAAAAAGCTGTTCATCCAGCGGACGTCCATCACCATTCCCAGGAGAAGCTTCCCAATGCCCCCTGCAATAGCAAATATTGAGACCAGAGGGACAACGCTGATACCTTCAATCAAACCCTCACTTTGGGCTACGTCCTCCAGAAAGAGCAGTGGAGGAAATGCCCCAACGGTGTAGAGGAACAGTGCCAAGCACATAGCTACAAATACCCGATCCTTCATTCTTTCAGCAATGGAGTTCAAGTACTCGATGTAGGCCttttgcttcttcttgagcAGTCTGACCAAGGCTGAGCAGATCAGCAGTTCCTTTTCAGAAGCCAAGGTGTCTTTGGTCTCCACTGGGATCAGCAGATCAGTGACGGGCAGGTCCTTTTTGATGGAGTGGTCCAGGGCCAGGGGCCTTTCATTGAGCTTCTCTTCAGCCTTCTCCACCAGGGCAGCTCTCTGCTTGAGGTAGTAAGCTGGCAAGTGTAATGGTCTCATCAGTCCACCACAGGCAACGATGTTCAGTGAAAACGATCCAATGAGCAGCAGGCAGCCATCAAGACCGAAAAGCTCAATGAACTCGTTCTGTGCAGTGGCATAAAGGAATCCTCCAATACTTGTACCTGAAAAGTGATGATGAATGTAGTATTACAACATTTTATGCTAATGGTTATTAACACAGCATTAACTATGTTTAATGGCTTTACCTGTAGTAACGATGCCAAGAGCAAGGCCACGCTTCTTATCAAAGTACTGGCATGTGATGGTCACAGTAGCAGCATACGCAAGTCCACAGCCGACTCCTGTTTAAAAGAAAGCACAAGGTTATTAGAGGGAAATTACACAAATCCACTAGCAAACTATAGTTATTTGCTTAAATGTGATTATAAAggaatgcatgttttttttaatatatatatatatatatatatatttatttatattagatATAGCTTTTCTGTAGCTTTCCACCCTTTTCCCATTCCAAACAACTAACAAatgttgtattgtattataatctctttaaataaatgttttgtttttttttttcatttaattaaagGATATCATTCAAATTTCCATTTCagcattaatgcaaaaaaaaggtCCAATGTACCATAGgactgtttaaatgttttaaacattcCTCCTCAGATGATCATAGAAACGTATAGCAGTTCAACCCTAAATCCTGCTGCCATTGTTAGTCCACTGACCTAATTTTACTATCATGAGGCAAGGGATTTCCTCTgcaaacataaaacacagaacgTACCGACGACTACGCCATAGGAAAACATGAGGAAGTGGACATTGGGAGCGAAGGCACTAAGCATTAGGCCTCCAGAAATCATGACTCCGCTGAAAATGGTCACAG
This is a stretch of genomic DNA from Ictalurus punctatus breed USDA103 chromosome 13, Coco_2.0, whole genome shotgun sequence. It encodes these proteins:
- the slc16a9b gene encoding monocarboxylate transporter 9b translates to MSLQSSKKAMDGGWGWVIVVASFIAQLLAYGSPQSVGVLYPEWLDAFQESKGMTAWVGSLVSGVGLIASPICSACVVNFGARPVTIFSGVMISGGLMLSAFAPNVHFLMFSYGVVVGVGCGLAYAATVTITCQYFDKKRGLALGIVTTGTSIGGFLYATAQNEFIELFGLDGCLLLIGSFSLNIVACGGLMRPLHLPAYYLKQRAALVEKAEEKLNERPLALDHSIKKDLPVTDLLIPVETKDTLASEKELLICSALVRLLKKKQKAYIEYLNSIAERMKDRVFVAMCLALFLYTVGAFPPLLFLEDVAQSEGLIEGISVVPLVSIFAIAGGIGKLLLGMVMDVRWMNSFFLYGVTLVGSGMALLLIPFTTSYVGLQVISAVLGFFSGNWSITPYMTTKVVGIERLTEAYGILMFFGGFGIMLGPPVVGWFYDWLQSYDLAFYFSGSCVLLGGVQLLISALSCWDKTHDSSAKPEAECTHNCDRVAAVA